In Corynebacterium ulcerans, one genomic interval encodes:
- the lysX gene encoding bifunctional lysylphosphatidylglycerol synthetase/lysine--tRNA ligase LysX, translating into MLHIIDCMQKRWETRVILFTTQLATIWLLIGLVLKHINHDLTINLGFIFSLFGFPSAPTLFITILMVLLTSGMLRGHRGALLFYLLGFQVPDLLSGIIFFAFGFFNDPEITGDAPQYTIIAFAVSTLFSLFYLVCGYRAIKDFPARVVGSWARALSTLIVGLIISFAVMWGVLVLQEHQNSGAAAAWSFFTAIGLSPTEPPFPTDLHSPHFIRVIGGILSSVALFAALAILFGSRKHDAATAEEQLLARKLLLNPPSQDSLAYFSTRYDRSLITSPDEKAAVSFRVIDGVCLAAGDPIGDPESWPAAVEAWRQHSRKNGWVLGAASVSEAGAKAYSAAGMSVIALGDEAVVDAENFHLKNMPEVRKEIAGPRKAGYTVRVQRQSQIPAEELQRLSQLAETWRRGNERGFTMASGRIGDPRDSRTVLVTAHDAEDNVMGLLSFVPWGRRGLSLDVMRRNPDAIGGVTEFMVTGLAQEAGSLGVTKFSLNFVTFREALDRGAYVAASLRERLLLKLLLLSSRWWQIQSLYQSNIKYHPQWQSRFLCIDNGFHTARVLIAFASGEGFLPWMKEHGAPVGDPEEIVALEAAALMPAIEPPALSTQERMRKTKLEELEALNMQPYPPAVPRTTSIKELLASGDSEAPISVTGRVTFIRDHGGVLFADLVEEHTKLQLVIERTTEQTLRLFKRLVSRGDLISATGQLGTSRNGTRSLLVSSWDMAAKSLTPMPRVPLSNPHLRAKFRHMDFALNQKATDIFMARSKAVSAVRSVLQEQGYMEAETPILQTIHGGANARPFRTHIRAYDQNLTLRIAPELYLKRLVVGGIPRVFEIGRNFRNEGVDATHNPEFTSLEAYQSYGNWDTMRILTEDLIRSAAIAVYGKPEVTTADGQVLDLSGSWPVVPVYDAVSEAVGTHISPDADVSEYADIAEKYNITAATVGDLVNELYDELIEPNTVFPTFYAGFPVETSPLTMADPDQPRIAQRWDLVACGMELGTAYTELADPLEQHARLSDQSLRAAGGDAEAMELDENFLKALQFGMPPTGGLGIGIDRLVMFLTGQNIREVLSFPFVKPDTDGSARGC; encoded by the coding sequence ATGTTGCATATTATCGATTGCATGCAGAAACGCTGGGAAACCCGAGTAATCCTCTTTACAACGCAGTTAGCCACGATCTGGCTACTCATTGGATTGGTACTGAAACATATAAACCATGATCTCACCATAAATCTTGGTTTTATTTTCTCGTTATTCGGTTTCCCTAGTGCACCTACTCTCTTCATTACCATTTTGATGGTATTGCTTACCTCAGGAATGCTGCGCGGGCATCGAGGGGCATTGCTGTTTTACCTCTTAGGCTTCCAAGTACCTGATTTACTGTCAGGCATCATTTTCTTCGCCTTCGGGTTCTTCAATGATCCCGAGATTACCGGCGATGCTCCTCAATACACGATTATCGCGTTTGCGGTTTCTACGCTTTTTTCTCTGTTCTATCTTGTCTGCGGTTACCGGGCAATCAAGGACTTCCCTGCCAGGGTTGTCGGCTCTTGGGCACGCGCACTCAGCACATTAATCGTTGGCTTGATCATCTCGTTTGCTGTGATGTGGGGTGTTCTAGTTCTGCAAGAGCACCAAAACAGTGGTGCGGCAGCAGCATGGTCCTTCTTTACGGCCATCGGGCTCAGTCCTACAGAACCACCTTTCCCAACAGACTTGCACAGCCCTCACTTTATTCGCGTTATCGGCGGCATTCTTTCCTCTGTGGCACTTTTTGCGGCTCTTGCCATTCTCTTTGGATCGCGCAAACACGATGCTGCGACTGCTGAGGAACAGCTCCTGGCGCGTAAGCTACTGCTCAATCCCCCATCTCAAGACTCGCTGGCGTATTTCTCCACTCGCTATGATCGCAGTTTGATCACGTCCCCGGATGAAAAAGCTGCCGTGTCCTTCCGCGTTATAGACGGCGTATGTCTTGCTGCCGGAGACCCTATCGGTGACCCAGAATCCTGGCCCGCTGCAGTGGAAGCGTGGCGCCAGCATAGCCGTAAGAATGGTTGGGTCCTAGGTGCTGCTTCTGTTTCGGAGGCCGGAGCAAAAGCATACTCAGCAGCAGGCATGAGCGTTATCGCCCTTGGCGATGAAGCAGTGGTGGACGCAGAGAATTTCCACCTCAAGAACATGCCGGAAGTACGCAAGGAAATCGCAGGACCGCGCAAGGCCGGATATACCGTCCGGGTACAGCGTCAATCGCAAATCCCAGCCGAAGAACTACAGCGTTTGTCTCAACTCGCTGAGACTTGGCGGCGTGGCAACGAACGCGGATTCACGATGGCTTCCGGCCGTATCGGTGACCCTCGGGACTCACGCACGGTGCTCGTCACGGCTCACGATGCCGAGGACAACGTCATGGGGTTGCTTTCCTTTGTCCCATGGGGACGCCGAGGTCTCTCCCTGGACGTTATGCGTCGAAACCCTGATGCGATCGGCGGCGTCACCGAGTTTATGGTGACGGGTCTCGCGCAGGAAGCTGGCAGCCTTGGAGTAACCAAGTTCTCGCTGAACTTTGTTACTTTCCGCGAGGCTCTTGACCGTGGCGCCTATGTGGCTGCTTCTTTGAGGGAGCGGTTGTTGCTCAAGCTACTTCTTCTTTCCTCGCGTTGGTGGCAGATTCAGTCGCTGTATCAGTCCAACATCAAATATCACCCCCAGTGGCAGTCACGTTTCCTGTGCATCGATAATGGCTTCCACACTGCCCGCGTCCTCATTGCCTTTGCTAGTGGTGAGGGATTCCTGCCGTGGATGAAGGAACATGGGGCTCCTGTGGGAGATCCCGAGGAAATCGTGGCTCTTGAAGCCGCAGCCCTCATGCCGGCCATCGAACCGCCAGCGCTGTCAACTCAGGAGCGCATGCGCAAGACAAAGCTGGAGGAGCTCGAGGCCCTCAACATGCAGCCTTATCCACCAGCAGTACCTCGGACTACGTCGATCAAAGAGCTGCTTGCATCAGGCGATTCGGAGGCCCCGATCTCGGTCACCGGTAGGGTCACGTTTATCCGCGATCATGGTGGAGTGCTCTTTGCAGATCTGGTTGAGGAACACACAAAGCTCCAGCTGGTGATTGAACGCACCACAGAGCAGACGCTGCGTTTGTTTAAACGCTTGGTCAGTCGTGGTGATCTGATTTCCGCGACAGGTCAGTTGGGAACGTCTCGCAATGGAACGCGCTCTCTGCTGGTTTCTTCCTGGGATATGGCAGCTAAGTCACTTACTCCGATGCCGCGCGTACCGCTCAGCAATCCTCACTTGCGGGCTAAATTCCGCCACATGGACTTTGCGCTTAATCAAAAAGCCACGGACATTTTCATGGCTCGTTCCAAGGCTGTGAGCGCAGTGCGTTCTGTACTGCAGGAACAGGGGTACATGGAAGCCGAAACACCTATTCTGCAGACGATCCACGGTGGAGCAAATGCCCGCCCCTTCAGAACTCATATCCGCGCATACGACCAAAATCTCACGCTGAGGATTGCGCCCGAGCTGTATCTCAAGCGTCTCGTGGTCGGCGGCATTCCTCGTGTCTTTGAGATAGGAAGAAACTTCCGCAACGAGGGCGTGGACGCCACCCACAATCCCGAGTTCACGTCGCTGGAGGCCTACCAGTCTTATGGAAACTGGGACACCATGCGGATTCTTACGGAAGACCTCATTCGTTCCGCAGCGATCGCAGTCTATGGAAAACCAGAAGTAACTACAGCGGACGGCCAGGTCCTTGATCTGAGCGGATCCTGGCCCGTCGTGCCTGTTTATGATGCGGTGTCCGAGGCCGTCGGCACGCATATTTCTCCGGACGCGGATGTCTCCGAATACGCAGACATCGCAGAAAAATATAACATCACCGCAGCCACCGTGGGCGATCTGGTCAACGAGCTTTACGACGAACTCATCGAGCCAAACACCGTCTTCCCCACCTTCTACGCGGGCTTCCCAGTAGAAACCTCTCCTCTCACCATGGCAGATCCAGATCAGCCGCGCATCGCCCAGCGTTGGGACCTCGTGGCCTGCGGAATGGAGCTAGGCACCGCCTACACAGAGCTCGCGGATCCGCTGGAGCAGCACGCTCGACTTTCCGACCAGTCCCTGCGCGCCGCCGGTGGCGATGCCGAAGCCATGGAGTTGGATGAGAACTTCCTCAAAGCCCTGCAGTTTGGCATGCCGCCCACTGGTGGTCTCGGAATCGGAATCGACCGCCTGGTCATGTTCCTCACCGGCCAAAACATCCGTGAGGTGCTCTCCTTCCCCTTTGTTAAACCAGATACGGACGGATCAGCTCGGGGCTGTTAA
- a CDS encoding YibE/F family protein has translation MSQGTNPSRSQRTSPQRQGVRQGGHSARSTQPAPRRRSQSSSRSHISDRPQARKRPPSGNRSHTVARPPSHHHSRASSRSRISIGAIPKLAALYTGSSRLELWRRLLLIFLIVWAIATVIGVAKLWPSGEPNIAPEFYKTFSLGQNQVNGEIVAESKGSCTAPESGTVFTTSPRIVPGSDTSCTWYIAEITEGDDAGKRTLIINSGQPGEATLATGDQIRLLQAQSNDGSVHYSFSDYQRALPLTLWGILIAGAIILFAALRGLRSLIGLVITMVVVIAFTLPALLLGTSPTGIAIFSGAVILFLVVFLVHGFNWKSASALGGTLLALLLAALLANVAIDNNQLRGLGDEGNLQILLYLPDVSVTGLMLCGFIIGALGVLNDVTIAQSSTVNELAELDNDASWWRLFLGAMKVGRDHISSMVYTLVLSYTGASLPLLLLLFAAHRPFLQTLTSDIMATELLRSGIGALTLTLAVPLTTAIAALTVPEHKDRT, from the coding sequence ATGAGCCAAGGAACAAATCCTTCACGTTCACAGCGGACATCACCGCAGCGTCAAGGCGTACGACAAGGCGGACACTCCGCTCGCAGTACTCAGCCTGCGCCGCGTCGTCGTTCCCAGTCAAGCAGTCGTTCCCACATCAGCGACCGTCCTCAAGCACGTAAACGTCCCCCATCGGGAAACCGCTCCCACACAGTAGCCCGTCCCCCGTCGCATCATCATTCCCGTGCAAGTAGCCGCTCGCGTATCAGCATCGGCGCGATACCTAAGCTAGCAGCGCTCTATACAGGGTCTTCGCGCCTTGAGCTGTGGCGACGCCTTCTGCTTATCTTCCTTATTGTCTGGGCAATAGCTACCGTTATTGGAGTAGCCAAACTATGGCCGAGCGGTGAACCCAATATTGCCCCCGAGTTTTACAAGACGTTCAGTCTTGGACAGAACCAAGTAAATGGCGAGATTGTTGCGGAATCAAAAGGAAGTTGTACCGCCCCAGAATCTGGAACAGTATTTACTACGTCACCACGCATAGTGCCCGGTTCGGATACCTCGTGTACTTGGTATATCGCTGAGATAACTGAGGGCGATGACGCCGGAAAGCGAACTCTTATTATCAATTCAGGGCAACCTGGTGAAGCAACGCTAGCCACAGGTGATCAGATTCGCTTACTGCAAGCTCAATCCAACGATGGGTCCGTCCACTATTCTTTCAGCGATTATCAACGCGCGCTTCCGCTAACGCTATGGGGAATCCTTATTGCAGGAGCAATCATTCTTTTTGCGGCACTCCGTGGTTTGCGATCCCTAATTGGGTTAGTGATCACCATGGTGGTCGTGATCGCCTTTACTCTCCCTGCGCTCCTTTTGGGTACTTCTCCTACCGGGATAGCCATATTCAGCGGTGCTGTTATTTTGTTCCTCGTTGTGTTCCTGGTCCACGGGTTTAACTGGAAATCCGCATCTGCATTAGGCGGGACGCTCCTTGCACTACTGCTTGCAGCACTGCTAGCCAATGTAGCAATCGACAATAACCAGCTCCGCGGCTTGGGCGATGAAGGTAACCTACAAATTCTGTTGTATTTACCAGATGTATCTGTCACTGGTTTGATGCTCTGCGGCTTTATTATCGGCGCTCTAGGTGTGCTCAATGATGTCACCATTGCACAGTCTTCCACCGTCAACGAGCTAGCAGAGCTGGACAACGACGCGTCCTGGTGGAGGCTCTTCCTAGGCGCAATGAAGGTGGGGCGTGACCATATTTCATCTATGGTCTACACCTTGGTCTTGTCCTACACGGGAGCTTCCTTACCGTTGCTGCTTCTTTTGTTTGCAGCTCATCGTCCATTCCTACAGACCCTGACCAGCGATATCATGGCCACGGAGCTGCTGCGCTCTGGAATTGGTGCTTTGACGCTCACCCTCGCGGTGCCATTAACCACAGCTATAGCGGCCCTCACAGTCCCTGAGCACAAGGATCGCACGTAG
- a CDS encoding alpha/beta fold hydrolase, whose translation MWIVLPGWACPTDNYEELVSGFDAKILDSWEKPLSSSIADLREHLQPGEKINIFGHSVGGLVAMEWAWLYPKEVDRLVLADPSEPVHVRRRLVPEWLKEGTSAALGELFPLGHKLTQVASGESNGRFSELYRRFGGKDNARFLFDEFLKVEARQRRLATAFEGKNPAPMAKTTLLVGAGLGWQRGFLESQRKLGEQLRAETVFLRGENHMFPVNSPELIRPYLV comes from the coding sequence ATGTGGATCGTTCTGCCAGGGTGGGCATGCCCAACAGATAATTACGAAGAGCTCGTTTCGGGGTTTGACGCCAAAATCCTCGACAGCTGGGAGAAACCGTTGAGCTCTTCCATCGCTGATCTGCGCGAGCATTTACAGCCCGGCGAAAAGATCAACATCTTTGGCCATTCTGTCGGAGGTTTGGTCGCCATGGAGTGGGCCTGGCTGTATCCCAAGGAAGTCGATCGGCTGGTCCTTGCCGACCCCTCCGAACCTGTGCACGTGCGCAGAAGGCTGGTCCCAGAATGGCTTAAAGAAGGAACGAGTGCCGCCCTGGGCGAGCTCTTCCCCCTGGGGCATAAACTCACCCAAGTGGCTAGCGGTGAGTCCAATGGCAGATTCTCGGAGTTGTATCGTCGCTTTGGGGGGAAAGATAATGCACGTTTTCTCTTTGATGAATTCCTCAAAGTGGAGGCACGGCAGCGTCGTTTAGCTACTGCCTTTGAGGGAAAGAACCCTGCACCGATGGCAAAAACCACGCTGCTGGTGGGCGCGGGCCTGGGTTGGCAGCGTGGCTTTTTGGAGTCGCAACGAAAGCTAGGGGAACAGCTCCGCGCAGAAACTGTGTTCCTACGCGGCGAGAATCATATGTTCCCCGTTAACAGCCCCGAGCTGATCCGTCCGTATCTGGTTTAA
- a CDS encoding DUF998 domain-containing protein, whose product MRMVYLGKILLALGGVAYASFITEAIYGYPLNPKYAYLSEYAAADSPLRWIFAGSDVLSAVLVTAGVLCFVSVGALRDRWTWHQKTILGGLLVASAATILDVLFPLPCAESLPTCPVQSHLNAHVFASSLAVSGHGAIGIAAIIFVWKELSSPRKWALIPAVAGVGFIASTVALLFATAIQAPTGYEQRGQAIFACILIITSSIILLKHVDRSARVGMPNR is encoded by the coding sequence ATGCGCATGGTGTACCTCGGAAAGATACTGTTGGCTCTCGGTGGGGTGGCATACGCCTCTTTTATTACGGAAGCCATCTATGGTTATCCTCTGAACCCCAAATATGCGTACCTTTCAGAATATGCAGCAGCGGATAGCCCCTTGCGCTGGATTTTTGCCGGTAGTGATGTGCTTTCTGCCGTACTCGTCACTGCCGGAGTACTTTGCTTTGTTTCTGTCGGTGCGCTGCGTGATCGGTGGACATGGCACCAGAAGACGATCTTGGGGGGTCTGCTTGTGGCTAGCGCGGCGACAATCTTGGATGTTTTGTTTCCGCTTCCTTGCGCAGAGTCGCTTCCCACCTGTCCCGTACAGTCGCATCTTAACGCCCATGTTTTTGCCTCAAGCTTGGCGGTTTCGGGACACGGGGCAATCGGCATAGCGGCAATCATTTTCGTATGGAAGGAACTTTCCTCTCCGAGGAAGTGGGCCCTCATCCCTGCGGTCGCCGGGGTTGGTTTTATAGCCTCAACTGTGGCTTTGCTTTTTGCGACGGCAATCCAGGCGCCTACGGGATACGAGCAACGAGGCCAAGCAATTTTTGCCTGCATACTCATCATCACATCTTCGATTATTCTGCTTAAGCATGTGGATCGTTCTGCCAGGGTGGGCATGCCCAACAGATAA
- a CDS encoding pyridoxal phosphate-dependent aminotransferase, with product MGSASNPTRRKRRVFDQSDKLKNVLYEIRGPVTALAEKMELDGHTILKLNTGNPAIFGFEAPDVIMRDMIAALSTSQGYSTSKGIIPARRAIVTRYEVIPGFPAFDVDDVYLGNGVSELIMMTMQALLDNGDEVLIPMPDYPLWTAATSLSGGTPVHYLCDEDDDWNPSIEDIRSKITEKTKAIVVINPNNPTGAVYSPEVLRNIVQVAREHDLLILADEIYDRILYDGAVHTSIAALAPDLLCITYNGLSKAYRVAGYRAGWMVITGPKHYARGFIEGIDLLSGTRLCSNVPAQHAIQVALGGRQSIYDLTAEGGRLLEQRNVAWEKLNQIPGVSCVKPMGALYAFPKIDLDYYDIHDDAQLMLDLLRAEKILMVQGTGFNWPKPDHFRVVTLPWAADLAVAMDRLGNFLSSYKQ from the coding sequence ATGGGCTCCGCCAGCAATCCGACGCGACGTAAACGTCGCGTCTTTGACCAGTCGGATAAGCTCAAAAACGTTCTGTATGAAATCCGTGGACCGGTGACTGCATTAGCCGAAAAAATGGAGCTTGATGGACACACCATCTTGAAGCTCAACACGGGCAATCCAGCAATCTTTGGTTTTGAAGCCCCCGATGTCATTATGCGTGACATGATCGCGGCACTTTCAACGTCGCAAGGCTATTCCACGTCGAAAGGCATCATTCCCGCCCGGCGCGCCATCGTCACGCGCTATGAGGTCATACCTGGTTTCCCGGCATTCGACGTAGATGACGTATATCTAGGCAACGGCGTTTCCGAGCTCATCATGATGACCATGCAGGCTTTGCTGGATAACGGTGATGAGGTCCTCATCCCTATGCCAGATTATCCTCTGTGGACGGCCGCGACCTCGTTATCCGGCGGCACACCAGTGCATTATCTCTGCGACGAAGATGACGACTGGAACCCCTCCATCGAGGATATTCGCTCAAAGATCACCGAAAAGACCAAAGCCATCGTGGTCATCAATCCTAATAACCCCACGGGCGCTGTCTATTCTCCTGAGGTCCTCCGAAATATCGTCCAGGTGGCCAGGGAACATGATCTGCTCATTCTGGCCGATGAGATCTATGACCGAATCCTTTATGATGGCGCCGTCCATACCAGCATCGCTGCACTCGCCCCCGACCTGCTGTGCATCACGTATAACGGCTTGTCCAAGGCCTATCGCGTCGCCGGATACCGTGCTGGGTGGATGGTTATCACAGGCCCTAAACACTATGCACGCGGTTTTATCGAGGGAATAGACCTGCTCTCTGGAACTCGCCTGTGCTCCAACGTGCCGGCGCAGCATGCAATTCAGGTGGCGTTGGGCGGACGACAATCCATCTACGATCTCACTGCTGAAGGCGGTCGTTTGTTGGAGCAACGCAACGTCGCGTGGGAGAAACTCAATCAGATACCCGGCGTCAGCTGTGTAAAACCCATGGGTGCACTGTATGCATTCCCCAAAATTGATCTGGACTATTACGACATCCACGATGACGCGCAGCTCATGCTCGATCTGCTTCGCGCAGAAAAGATTCTCATGGTTCAAGGCACGGGCTTCAACTGGCCCAAACCCGACCATTTCCGTGTTGTCACACTCCCCTGGGCAGCTGACCTTGCCGTAGCGATGGATCGCTTAGGCAACTTCCTCTCTAGTTATAAGCAGTAA